From the genome of Deltaproteobacteria bacterium, one region includes:
- a CDS encoding DUF4091 domain-containing protein: MSKQHVKPAVLTRCMGLLAGLSALAVPAAAQATAVWATHATVKVRPSDAPGANTSVQISAARNEFEPFQVVVQGAATGVQATASALTGPGTIPASNIAIYREALYNATQASGPDGATGQWPDGLVPDVDAYAHEKRNAFPFDVAAGQEQALWVDVFVPPDTPPGSYTGTVTVTGSGIPNGTVDVPVTLTVHQFTLPSTPSLKTAFGMWWGGPCAAEYGDSSCGGNTAELESLRSLYVQAALDHRISIEGAVYQGPSGSDWTHFDQVYGPLLDGTAPTKLSGAKLTEVRYQASRDVPTATNWAQHFHAKGWFNQLFDYTCDEPPATCAWSDIPARNSIMKAADPSFRTLVTTSIESSNAQGVTPDINVMVPVVNFLEPKGSANDRSAYDPFLATSGNELWWYQSCMSHGCGAGATDPYWAGWPSYAIDASAIRARAQEWLSFKNNVSAELYYETMMHSATAWTDQFDFGGNGDGTLFYPGQPSVIGGTTHVPVESIRLKLIREGIEDYEYLKMLSDLGDGAWAQQQAAALFPSAGDASSVDPNELYAVREAIAQRIDSHMVQATTSTSTSTSTTGTTGAVTTSTTATGGTTGGGATTTTASTGTTGGSTGSTVTSTSTGGSSGSTGTHVTATVSSTTTGGSTGSTSTATSSKKSGGCGVLGAGPDVLSIVGAIWAMRRRKKKQQ, translated from the coding sequence ATGTCCAAGCAACACGTGAAGCCTGCTGTCCTCACCCGCTGCATGGGCCTGCTGGCTGGCCTGTCGGCGCTCGCAGTGCCTGCCGCAGCGCAGGCGACCGCAGTCTGGGCCACGCACGCCACCGTGAAGGTGCGGCCGAGCGATGCCCCGGGCGCCAACACCAGCGTGCAGATCAGCGCCGCACGCAATGAGTTCGAGCCGTTCCAGGTGGTGGTGCAGGGCGCCGCCACCGGCGTGCAGGCCACCGCCAGCGCGCTCACCGGCCCGGGCACCATCCCGGCGAGCAATATCGCGATCTATCGAGAGGCCCTCTACAACGCGACCCAGGCCTCGGGCCCCGACGGCGCGACCGGGCAGTGGCCCGACGGCCTGGTGCCCGACGTCGACGCCTACGCGCACGAGAAGCGGAACGCCTTCCCCTTCGATGTGGCGGCAGGCCAGGAGCAGGCGCTCTGGGTGGACGTCTTCGTGCCGCCCGACACGCCGCCGGGCAGCTACACGGGCACGGTGACCGTCACCGGCTCGGGGATTCCCAATGGCACCGTCGACGTTCCTGTCACGCTCACGGTGCATCAGTTCACGCTGCCCTCCACGCCGAGCCTGAAGACGGCCTTCGGCATGTGGTGGGGCGGTCCGTGCGCCGCGGAGTACGGCGACTCGAGCTGCGGCGGGAACACGGCCGAGCTGGAGTCGCTGCGCTCGCTCTACGTGCAGGCCGCGCTCGATCACCGCATCTCGATTGAGGGCGCGGTGTACCAGGGCCCGTCCGGCAGCGACTGGACCCACTTCGACCAGGTGTACGGCCCGCTGCTCGACGGCACGGCGCCGACCAAGCTTTCGGGCGCCAAGCTCACCGAGGTGCGCTACCAGGCGAGCCGCGACGTCCCCACGGCCACGAACTGGGCGCAGCACTTCCACGCCAAGGGCTGGTTCAACCAGCTCTTCGACTACACCTGTGACGAGCCGCCCGCGACTTGCGCCTGGAGCGACATCCCCGCGCGCAACTCGATCATGAAGGCGGCGGACCCGTCGTTCCGCACGCTGGTGACGACCTCCATCGAGAGCTCGAACGCGCAGGGCGTCACCCCGGACATCAACGTGATGGTGCCGGTGGTGAACTTCCTCGAGCCCAAGGGCTCGGCGAACGATCGCTCGGCGTACGACCCCTTCCTCGCAACGAGCGGCAACGAGCTCTGGTGGTACCAGAGCTGCATGAGCCACGGCTGCGGTGCGGGCGCGACCGATCCCTACTGGGCCGGCTGGCCGAGCTACGCCATCGACGCGAGCGCCATCCGCGCGCGCGCGCAGGAGTGGCTCTCGTTCAAGAACAACGTCTCCGCCGAGCTCTACTACGAGACGATGATGCACTCCGCGACTGCCTGGACCGACCAGTTCGACTTCGGCGGCAACGGCGACGGCACGCTCTTCTACCCGGGCCAGCCGTCGGTCATCGGCGGCACCACGCACGTGCCGGTGGAGTCGATTCGACTCAAGCTCATCCGCGAGGGCATCGAGGACTACGAATACTTGAAGATGCTCTCTGACCTCGGCGACGGCGCCTGGGCCCAGCAGCAGGCTGCGGCGCTGTTCCCCTCGGCGGGCGACGCCAGCAGCGTGGATCCCAACGAGCTCTACGCCGTGCGTGAGGCCATCGCCCAGCGCATCGACTCGCACATGGTGCAGGCCACCACGAGCACGTCGACGAGCACGTCCACCACCGGCACCACCGGCGCGGTCACCACCAGCACCACCGCTACCGGTGGCACCACCGGCGGCGGCGCGACGACGACCACCGCCTCGACCGGCACGACCGGCGGCAGCACGGGCAGCACGGTGACCTCGACGTCGACCGGCGGCTCGAGTGGCTCGACCGGCACACACGTGACCGCGACCGTCTCGAGCACCACCACCGGTGGCTCGACCGGCAGCACCTCGACGGCGACCAGCAGCAAGAAGTCCGGCGGCTGCGGCGTGCTCGGCGCGGGCCCGGATGTGCTGTCCATCGTGGGCGCGATTTGGGCGATGCGGCGGAGGAAGAAGAAGCAGCAGTAG
- a CDS encoding HEAT repeat domain-containing protein, producing MRPVFTAVVLAAAAILMGASPPTPPPGAPKKLPGTLGPGTELLDRVKVAPFIARGHVLPAPTGGESSFKVHIDRWLKGTNPSSDLVVEFNQQRPITADGHGELLFLAPPMQRADAGKTSDLRAITEPGERYEFPDSQAGAIDQAVLDLIAGAPEDKVLGQLVKLTPRFSVPAASRLALHATRDPGALAAANEAALAPDTQAEARTSLIELLGAKLPTSTLEQLAKGPDERTQLAALAALGRLAANEPDKRPQAVAALQSAASSSNPHVQLAAAQALAGAGQASALPTLDALLAGSDAAVRAEAVRALGELARHGNDDAYARLAKLSTDADPEVKARALGALRELGPRAAPQSSNLVLFAGVSVGIVVALVALFVMRRKKA from the coding sequence TTGCGTCCCGTCTTCACCGCCGTCGTTCTCGCTGCTGCCGCGATCCTGATGGGCGCGAGCCCGCCCACGCCACCGCCGGGCGCGCCCAAGAAGCTCCCCGGCACCCTCGGCCCCGGCACCGAGCTCCTCGACCGCGTGAAGGTCGCGCCGTTCATCGCGCGCGGCCACGTGCTGCCCGCCCCCACCGGCGGCGAGAGCAGCTTCAAGGTCCACATCGACCGCTGGCTCAAGGGAACGAACCCGTCGAGCGACCTGGTGGTCGAGTTCAACCAGCAGCGGCCCATCACCGCCGACGGCCACGGGGAGCTGCTCTTCCTCGCGCCGCCGATGCAGCGCGCCGACGCCGGCAAGACCTCCGACCTGCGCGCCATCACCGAGCCCGGCGAGCGCTACGAGTTCCCAGACTCCCAGGCCGGCGCCATCGACCAGGCCGTGCTCGACCTCATCGCCGGCGCGCCCGAAGACAAGGTCCTCGGCCAATTGGTGAAGCTCACGCCGCGCTTCTCCGTGCCCGCCGCCTCGCGCCTCGCGCTTCACGCCACGCGCGATCCGGGCGCGCTCGCCGCCGCCAACGAGGCCGCGCTCGCCCCGGACACCCAGGCCGAAGCCCGCACCAGCCTCATCGAGCTCCTCGGCGCCAAGCTGCCCACCAGCACCCTCGAGCAGCTCGCCAAGGGCCCGGACGAGCGCACCCAGCTCGCCGCGCTCGCCGCGCTCGGTCGCCTGGCCGCCAACGAGCCCGACAAGCGCCCGCAAGCCGTGGCCGCGCTCCAGTCCGCCGCCAGCTCATCGAACCCGCACGTGCAGCTCGCCGCCGCCCAGGCGCTCGCTGGGGCGGGACAGGCCTCGGCGCTGCCGACGCTCGACGCGCTGCTCGCTGGCTCCGACGCCGCCGTCCGCGCCGAGGCCGTGCGCGCCCTGGGCGAGCTCGCCCGCCACGGCAACGACGACGCCTACGCGCGCCTGGCCAAGCTCTCCACCGATGCCGATCCAGAGGTGAAGGCCCGCGCCCTGGGCGCCCTCCGCGAGCTCGGGCCGCGGGCGGCTCCGCAGAGCTCCAATCTGGTCCTGTTCGCGGGCGTGAGCGTCGGGATTGTGGTGGCCCTGGTGGCCCTGTTCGTGATGCGCCGCAAGAAGGCCTGA
- a CDS encoding serine/threonine protein kinase translates to MCQQLRVSEAFGRYQLLKKLATGGMAEIWLARQQGMEGFSKLLVIKRILPHLAENEEFINMFLDEARIAARLNHANVVQIFDLGAQGEHYFIAMEYLHGEDARRVWRQAERQSKPLPIALACRIVMDACAGLDYAHKKTDDAGKPLNIVHRDVSPQNIIVTFEGSVKVVDFGIAKAADQSSVTKSGVVKGKYSYMSPEQASGARNIDHRTDQFALGIVLYELVTGERLFKRGSDLETLRAVEKCQVMPPSQVNSRVPLTLDAVILRALQKDPDQRYKDCQAMQLALEDWLLQNRLPNSSAQLASFLAEIYSERLEEERKLGHPIWDEQPDPNASLPGVREDPGSSPNTAAAKPKSISLAGSRPRSLGMNSGPFAMAVGAPDPIPSVPPKPAPPVASSPSLRAQATTDPPSLRRGTVDAPSVRRPTHDAPSIRRPGVEPANNLAVDDGATFAEQNTVSETNGSKSNSISREQARGQARRSLWVGVGAGGLVVLLGMIGLALLTSKPQPVSPPPADTHGTTSVDPAAVAKIATLTFTSKPSFAHIFVDGQELGQAPITASYPLGRTLRLEARLDGYLTDSRTYAVEKTGTVGFELGKEKEKETPLTPSGTTTGGAVTRPEPSKAFIVLESPMPLAVTLDGKQVHLPLQEAINLKSHVVTAAYLHLDYSRRFELQPRAGERLAPKLTPGVGKLLVTIKNQGYADVYVGGVAHGQVPEPPFELAEGEHTLTLKNAELGKIKTVKVNITAGQTTTVPVDLDAD, encoded by the coding sequence ATGTGCCAGCAACTCCGCGTGTCCGAGGCCTTCGGTCGCTACCAGCTGCTCAAGAAGCTCGCCACCGGCGGGATGGCGGAGATCTGGCTCGCGCGGCAGCAGGGCATGGAGGGCTTCTCCAAGCTCCTGGTGATCAAGCGCATCCTGCCGCACCTCGCCGAGAACGAAGAGTTCATCAACATGTTCCTGGACGAGGCCCGCATCGCGGCGCGCCTCAACCACGCCAACGTGGTGCAGATCTTCGACCTCGGCGCCCAGGGCGAGCACTACTTCATCGCCATGGAGTACCTGCACGGCGAGGACGCTCGACGCGTCTGGCGCCAGGCGGAGCGTCAGAGCAAGCCGCTGCCCATCGCGCTGGCGTGCCGCATCGTCATGGATGCGTGCGCCGGCCTCGACTACGCCCACAAGAAGACCGACGACGCCGGCAAGCCGCTGAACATCGTCCACCGCGACGTCTCGCCGCAGAACATCATCGTCACCTTCGAAGGCAGCGTGAAGGTGGTCGACTTCGGCATCGCCAAGGCCGCCGACCAGAGCTCGGTCACCAAGAGCGGCGTGGTGAAGGGCAAGTACAGCTACATGAGCCCGGAGCAGGCCTCGGGCGCGCGCAACATCGATCACCGCACGGATCAATTCGCCCTGGGCATCGTGCTCTACGAGCTGGTCACGGGCGAGCGGCTCTTCAAGCGCGGCAGCGACCTGGAGACCCTGCGCGCCGTGGAGAAGTGCCAGGTGATGCCGCCCTCCCAGGTGAACTCGCGCGTGCCGCTCACGCTCGACGCCGTCATCCTCCGCGCCCTCCAGAAGGACCCCGACCAGCGCTACAAGGACTGCCAGGCCATGCAGCTGGCCCTCGAGGACTGGCTGCTGCAGAACCGGCTGCCCAACTCCTCGGCGCAGCTCGCGTCGTTCCTCGCGGAGATCTACTCCGAGCGGCTCGAAGAGGAGCGCAAGCTCGGCCATCCCATCTGGGACGAGCAGCCCGATCCGAACGCCAGCCTCCCGGGCGTTCGCGAGGATCCGGGCAGCTCGCCGAACACCGCCGCGGCCAAGCCCAAGAGCATCTCGCTGGCGGGCTCGCGCCCCCGAAGCCTGGGCATGAACAGCGGCCCGTTCGCGATGGCCGTGGGGGCGCCAGATCCGATTCCCTCGGTGCCGCCCAAGCCGGCGCCGCCGGTGGCCTCGAGCCCCTCGCTGCGCGCGCAGGCCACCACGGATCCGCCTTCGCTTCGACGGGGCACCGTCGATGCGCCCTCGGTGCGCCGGCCCACCCACGACGCGCCGTCGATTCGCCGCCCGGGCGTGGAGCCCGCCAACAACCTCGCCGTCGACGACGGCGCGACCTTCGCCGAGCAGAACACCGTCTCCGAGACGAATGGATCGAAGTCGAACTCCATCTCGCGCGAGCAAGCGCGGGGTCAGGCGCGGCGCAGCCTCTGGGTGGGCGTGGGCGCGGGCGGGCTGGTGGTGCTGCTGGGCATGATCGGCCTGGCGCTGCTCACTTCGAAGCCACAGCCGGTGTCGCCGCCGCCCGCCGACACCCACGGCACGACCTCCGTGGACCCCGCGGCCGTGGCGAAGATCGCCACGCTCACCTTCACCAGCAAGCCGTCGTTCGCGCACATCTTCGTCGATGGCCAGGAGCTGGGTCAGGCGCCCATCACCGCCAGCTATCCGCTCGGGCGCACGCTGCGGCTCGAGGCCCGGCTCGACGGCTACCTGACCGACTCGCGCACCTACGCCGTGGAGAAGACGGGGACCGTGGGCTTCGAGCTCGGCAAGGAGAAGGAGAAGGAGACGCCGCTCACGCCCTCGGGAACCACCACGGGCGGCGCGGTGACCCGGCCCGAGCCCAGCAAGGCCTTCATCGTGCTCGAGAGCCCCATGCCGCTCGCCGTGACCCTCGACGGCAAGCAGGTGCACCTGCCGCTCCAGGAAGCCATCAACCTCAAGAGCCACGTGGTCACCGCGGCCTATCTTCACCTCGACTACAGCAGGCGCTTCGAGCTCCAGCCGCGCGCCGGCGAGCGGCTCGCCCCCAAGCTCACGCCCGGGGTGGGCAAGCTGCTCGTCACCATCAAGAACCAGGGCTACGCCGACGTCTACGTGGGCGGCGTGGCGCACGGCCAGGTCCCCGAGCCGCCGTTCGAGCTCGCCGAGGGCGAGCACACCCTCACCTTGAAGAACGCCGAGCTCGGCAAGATCAAGACGGTGAAGGTGAACATCACCGCCGGTCAGACCACCACCGTGCCCGTCGACCTCGACGCGGATTGA
- a CDS encoding Hsp70 family protein translates to KMVLQRLKEAAEKAKIELSSMMETEINLPFLTADATGPKHLTMRLSRAKLEMMIDSLVERSLEPCRKALADAKKKPSEIQEVLLVGGSTRIPKVQEAVKKFFGKEPNRSVNPDEVVAIGAAVQAGVLSGEVKDLLLLDVTPLSLGIETLGGVFSKLIERNTTIPTRRSEIYSTAADGQTSVEVHVLQGEREMAAGNKTLGKFHLDGIPPAPRGMPQVEVTFDIDANGIVHVSAKDKATNKEQKITITGSSGMSKDDVERAVREAKSNEAEDKKRREEAEVRNKADSLVYQTEKLLADNKDKVSADVVKTIQDKLDALKKAVESKDTAAMSKATDELTQASYKIAEEMYAKAGAGAPGAAGAAGPGAAPGANPTDDKKKKDDVVDAEFTEKK, encoded by the coding sequence CAAGATGGTGCTCCAGCGCCTCAAGGAGGCCGCGGAGAAGGCCAAGATCGAGCTCTCGTCGATGATGGAGACGGAGATCAACCTCCCCTTCCTCACCGCCGACGCCACCGGCCCCAAGCACCTCACCATGCGCCTCTCCCGCGCCAAGCTGGAGATGATGATCGACAGCCTGGTGGAGCGCAGCCTCGAGCCCTGCCGCAAGGCCCTCGCCGACGCCAAGAAGAAGCCCTCCGAGATCCAGGAGGTCTTGCTCGTGGGCGGCTCCACGCGCATCCCCAAGGTGCAGGAGGCGGTGAAGAAGTTCTTCGGCAAGGAGCCGAACCGGTCCGTGAACCCGGATGAGGTGGTGGCCATCGGCGCGGCGGTTCAGGCCGGCGTGCTCAGCGGCGAGGTCAAAGACCTGCTGCTCCTCGACGTGACGCCCCTCAGCCTCGGCATCGAGACCCTCGGCGGCGTGTTCAGCAAGCTCATCGAGCGCAACACCACGATTCCGACGCGCCGCTCGGAGATCTACTCCACCGCCGCCGACGGCCAGACCAGCGTGGAGGTGCACGTGCTCCAGGGCGAGCGTGAGATGGCGGCCGGCAACAAGACCCTCGGCAAGTTCCACCTCGACGGCATCCCGCCCGCGCCCCGCGGCATGCCCCAGGTCGAGGTGACCTTCGACATCGACGCCAACGGCATCGTGCACGTGTCGGCCAAGGACAAGGCCACGAACAAGGAGCAGAAGATCACCATCACCGGCTCCTCGGGCATGAGCAAGGACGACGTCGAGCGCGCGGTCCGCGAGGCCAAGAGCAACGAGGCCGAGGACAAGAAGCGCCGCGAGGAGGCCGAGGTCCGCAACAAGGCCGACTCGCTCGTGTACCAGACCGAGAAGCTGCTCGCCGACAACAAGGACAAGGTCTCCGCCGACGTGGTGAAGACCATCCAGGACAAGCTCGACGCGCTCAAGAAGGCCGTGGAGTCCAAAGACACGGCCGCGATGTCCAAGGCCACCGACGAGCTGACCCAGGCCAGCTACAAGATCGCCGAGGAGATGTACGCCAAGGCGGGTGCGGGCGCGCCGGGCGCCGCGGGTGCGGCCGGTCCGGGCGCAGCGCCGGGCGCCAACCCCACCGACGACAAGAAGAAGAAGGACGACGTGGTGGACGCCGAGTTCACCGAGAAGAAGTAG